CTTCATGCTTGCTTctgaatttaaaatttaaaatcatccCTATTCTCCAGGCGGGGCTCCTGCCATTTCTGGCTGAACTTGAAACCAACTGAAAGTACACCCCGTTCTTCAGGCGGTCTCCTGAGCTTGAAACTGAAAATTATCCCTATTCTCCTGGCGAGCTCCTGATGCCTTGACGGATCATGCTATCTAAACATGCTCCTATTCTCTAGGCAGGTCCTGACTTTCTTTCCCATTCTTCAGGCGGGTCCTGTAAATTATCAAAACAAATAACACGAACAAAAATTTTCTGTCCCAGTTTGCACCAGGAAATTTTTGGTGAGTGTTAGCAAAATTATAAACtataaaataattcaattatgaAAGTAAAATCAAATGTACTAACTAGGAAGTGCGTCTCTCAGGAGTGAATCTGAAAACTCAAactaggaagtgcgtctcctagAGTAATGAATCAAattaggaagtgcgtctcctaaaTGTAAAAACTAAAAGACCCTGACTAAGAAGTGCATCTCTTAGGGGTTAAAGACTCGACTAAAAACTCAACTAGAGGTTTGCattaggaagtgcgtctcctaaaGTCAAAAAACAGAAGACACGTACCAAGAAGTGGTCTCTTGCATTAAACCGAAAGACTCGACGTCTCCTAAATGCCAAAAACCGAAAGAAGTGCGTCTCCTAGGAGTAAAGGTTTGCATTAGGAAATGCGACTCCTAAAGTCAAAAACCAGGAAGACCCAGACTAAGAAGTGCGTCTCTTAGAGGTTAGACCGAAAAactaggaagtgcgtctcctagGAGTAAAGGTTTGCattaggaagtgcgtctcctaaaCGTTAAAAACCAGAAGAGTAAAGGTTCACGTACTAGGAAGTGCGTCTCTAGGAGTAAAGGTTTGCATTAAAGTCAAAAACCGTGAAGACCCAAACCAAGAAGTGCGTCTCTTAGGGGTTGGGAAAGACTTAGGATGTGCGTCTCCTGGTCAGAGTCAAGTGCGTCTCCTAAATGTCTAAGAAGTGCATCTCTAGGGGTTAGGGTTCGAAAGTTGACTGAAGTGCGTCAGTAAAGGTTTGCattaggaagtgcgtctcctaaaCATCAAAAACCAGGAAGACCCAGACTAAGAAGTGCGTCTCTTAGGGGTTAGACTGAAAGACTCGactaggaagtgcgtctcctagGAGTAAAGGTTTGCattaggaagtgcgtctcctaaaTGTAAAAACTGAAAGACCCAGACTAAGAAGTGCATCTCTTAGGGGTTAAACTGAAAGACTCGactaggaagtgcgtctcctagAAGTAAAGGTTTGCATTAGGAAGTGCGTCTCTAAATGTAAAAGCCGAAAGACCTAAAAGTCTCTTGGGGGTCCCGAAAGACTTGAAGAAGTGCGTCTCTTAGGAAGGGTTAAAGTCAAAACCGAAAGATCGACTAGGAAGTGCTTAGGGGTTAAATCGAAAGACTCTAGAGTAAAGCTTTGCattaggaagtgcgtctcctaaaTGTCTAAAAGAAAAGTGCGTCTCTTAGGGGAAGATCGAAACTAGGAGTAAAGGTTTGCattaggaagtgcgtctcctaaaGTCAAAAGGAAGACCCGTACCAAGAAGTGCGTCTCTTGGGGTTAACCGAAAGACCTCGAAAGACGTTTCGactaggaagtgcgtctcctacAATCCGAACTAGGAAGTGCATCTCCTAGGGGTGACAGTATTCATAATTGAAAAGTCGATCAATTTTTGTTGCTTGCAAACATATGTTGTGACATTGCCTTTTGCATCGACAAAAATAAGACATTGTACCTTTTGAAGCTTTGAACCTTTGATTTGAGGATAACATCCATTCCTgtttcaaacaaagaaaaattgtgagttttaAAATGTGGTGGTTGGTTTGTGGCCTTGGTTCTGAAGGTGCTTGCTCATGCACTTGTTCTATTTAGCTGTGATTTCAAATAGTCTGTGCTCGCTGTCGGCTCGTTGGACCACTGACCCAAATTCTGGCTATCGGAGTGACTTTAAATCAAAACCAATACCAACACCTTTGTTTCATGGTGCCCATTAATTCAAACTCTACTGATCccatatattttcatgaatccATAATCTATCAATGATTGATAACTCATTGGGTACTCTAACCACTTTGAATCATGCTACCTTCATGTGCTAGCCAGATGTTTTGCTTCGCAATTGGAAAAGCTGGTAGCATGTTTTGAAATCCTTTCTCCACCCGTTCTACATGGACGACTCAacgaaacaaaacaaaagaagtaaaaagaTGTAGAAGTAGAAAAAGATCGGTATTCAACAAGAAATATCCCTTATTaggagaaaggaaagaagacaCTTATATGAATGTGGTCGCTGGCTCCAATGGTCATGACATGCATTTTGGATTGAGCGGCCTAATCTGTTCAACCAATCTATACTTTAACTCCTGTTGTGCTCTCACAActtgttttgaaatcaaggcttCATATCCCAACCTATTCAACAGGCTCAAAACCCTCATTCGGCTAGTGGTGCTCCGAAGAGTTTTCATCACTAAACCTCTCTCTTTTATTTGTCTCTCATCTTACCATCGCCTTACGGTGCCCATGAGGGTTTTCACCAATAAGACTCTCTCATTTGCATTCTCTCAACTCATTCGCCTTATGGTCTCTCGTAAGACTCTCTAATTTTCATTCTCTCAACTCACCGTCGCCTTATGGTGCCTGTGAAGGTTTTCACCAGTGAGAgactctcattttcatttctcTCAACTCTTCATTGCTTTATGGTGCCTGTGAAGGCTTTCACCAGTGAGAgactctcattttcatttctcTCAACTCTTCATTGCCTTATAGTGCCTGTGAAGGCTTTCACCAGTAAGACTCTCTCATTTTCATTCTCTCAACTCACCGTCGCCTTATGGTGCCTGTGAAGGTTTTCACCAGTGAGAgactctcattttcatttctcTCAACTCTTCATTGTCTTATGCTTACGCAGACAGGTGATGCTCGTTAGCAAATATCTTGTACTCATAGCGTGCTCAGCCTTGACATTCTCAATGATTGATCTGAAGGTCTTTTCTTTGGTTGTAACGTGGCTTTGGATAGGGTTGAAAAGAAAGGATGGCGTGGAGGCTCGAAGAcaacacaaaaataataagGGTGAGACTTACAACTTTTGGAATCgactcaaaagaaaaaataacttCTGTCCCAGTTTCTTTGAAACGGGAAATTTCGAATCTTATTTGGTTGGACCGAACCCCAGAAtagggttgcctacgtatcttgtCGAGACAAGAATCAGGTCAGACGTAGTTCCGGAAGCTCATTTCTTGTGtgcttctctctttttttttttttttttttttttttttttttttggcctttcttttttttctttttttttcctttttttttttcttttttttttcaactcttttATCTTCATTTGACTTtctccttaccttttcctttttctcttccgtctttttttttttactgtacTTTGATTCCAAAAGAGGggtatgaaagaaaataaaactaaggttCAACAGGGGTAGCAAATGGTGACACAACATTTAGATAGCAAAATGAAATGCCTTCGTCATACCAATCCTTAAAAATGTCAAGTACAAAACATGCGATTTGAGAATGAGAAATGAAAATCATATGGTATCTCTTCACAACAAATGTATTATTGGATATTGTCTCTCACTTTTCCTTCATACTTGTCTCTGCTTGTTTCCTCAAATGTTCTTCTTCACAATTTTCAAGTTTTGGTGCATTTGTCCCCTGGCTAGATCAGGTTTTAAGATTTGACCAAAAATCTGCATGCATGCCATGTCACTAGAACCAGCCTGAAACAAACTGCACAAAAGAAAACTaaacaaaatgaattaaaaatttaacaaaaacaaaaactttttttttcattaaacaAAAAGGATAGAAGGGTTCGAACATCAAAACAAAGCAAAGTAAAATCCAGATTACAACCCTGAATAATCCGGATAATAGAAAGAGCGTCAAAACGAACTACCAATACTCCTTTAAAATGGAAATAGGAGTGACTTCCCCAATTGCTGAGCTTGACACCTTAGCCACTGAGTTGCATATCAACACTACTAGAACCTTCACCAATGTTGAATACATTATCCTCAACAAATAGGTTTTGGGTCCCTTTGGCTAACTCGCTCATTGCTACGAAGTGTGTATCATCCTGTGCCATTAAAGAATTCTCTGCGACACTTGGAATGTCGCTGTCCTGTACCACAATCAGTTTTTCTTGAATCATTCTTTCTATTTCTCTTTTTAAAGTGCGACAGTCTTCAGTACTGTGTCCCTGAatatcaaaatgatatgcaCATCATACGGTCGgatcaaaactttttgaatgCGGGTCAGGAGTATACCCGATTAGAGGAGTGATCATGCCCAAATGTCTCAATTTCTGGAACAAGCTCGTATAAGATTCCCCAATCGGTGTAAAATTATCCCTTGGCCTCTGTCTCTTGCCGTACTCCTGCCTCGAATGGGGATTATATGATGCTTGAAAATTTTGTGGAGACGGATGAGGGTTTTGTGGTGTTGCTGCTCGCCATTGTGTGTAATTTGGTGATCGACGTTGAGGCTGAGTATATTGACGATGGCGGCCCCTCGGACCTTGACCTTGTCCAGATCCAATCATTGCAACATCAGAATTTCCATCTCTCTCTATCCCAAGATTTCTTAACCGACTTTCACTTGCATGTGTGGTGGATTTAAAGGTAGCAAAACTCACAATACGTCCTGTTCTAATCCCATCTTCTATCATCTCCCCCATTTTGATGGCTTCAACAAATGATTTGCCTAAGGCAGGGAGCATGTGCTAATAATATTCTTCATCTTGTGCTTGGATAAAAGTCTCCACAACCTCGCTTTCTTTCAGCGGTGGTCTCACCCTTGCAGCCTGCTCCCGCCACCTGATGGCAAATTCCCTGAAATTTTCTGtagttttcttcttcaaattgatCAGAGACTTCTTGTCAGGAACTAAGTCTATATTGTATTGGAATTGCTGCACAAATTCTTGAGCCATGTCATCCCAAATATGCCACTTAGTGACGTCTTGATCAATGAACCATTCTGAGGCTAAACCCGTCAAACTCTCACCGAAGTAGGCCATAAGCAACTCTTGCTTACCCCCAGCTCCTCTCAATTGATTACAATACCTCTTCAAGTGGGCCATAGGATCACCATGTCCATCGTATTTGTCAAACTTTGGGACCTTGAATCCGAGGGGTAGATGAACGTCGGGAAACATGCACAAATCTCTAAACGAGACACTTTTATAACCTCCCAATCCTTGTAAGTTCTTCATAGCTTGTTCCAGGCTTTTCATTTTTCCAGCCATGTCCTCATGTTCAGCATTTTTCGCCGGTCTCTCAATGTCAATAAGAGAATTAAACTGTGAAATGGAGTGATGAGGATCTAGGCCCATGAATGTGAAATCCGAAGGGTAGTACTGATCTTGACGGGTAACAAATTGTGACACATGATTTTGTCTTTGCACCATAGTGGGTTGGGGAATCATGTCAACTGACACAGTAGTTGTCACAACCATAGGATTAGGCTCCGAGAACGTATAAACGGGCGGCGCTGTTGCGATACCCTGAATATCAGTCCTGATTTGCACCCTTGGAGGACGACTTGTGGAGGTTTCAGTGATGTTAGGCAAATTGGTATAGTCACCCAGACCATGAGCAAACCCAGAAAGGTACACTAGATCTTCTGACATGGAGAGTGAGGCCTGAGTATATGGATGTTCCATAGGCGTGATGTCAGAAAAACTAAGGATTGCCTGGGGCGGTTGCCTACCATTCGACCATTCTTGTAACATCCCCACCATGCGTTGCCTCAACAACCTATTTTCCTCAACAACGGTTGATTCATGTTGACCATGTCCTTGTCTTTCCTCAGTATTGACTATTGGGAGTTCATTTTTGCTCGACATTGGCACACTTCCTTTTGATCTAGTGAAGTGGATGTGTGTTGCCAGTGTACCACAAACCAACCACTTTCTTTGATCGAacatcatgaaaaaaaaatatgggttAGGGAATTGCGTGCAATGCACATATTCACAATTATCAGTTCTAGAATGACTCTAAGGTTAATAATGTCATTTTGGCATCATCCCAGTTCCTGCTCGATTTGGCCATcctctctctttcatttttcatttccacgCCTCTCGATTCACTCgctctctttcctttcttttctttcttatgattatctctctttttctttccactctttttttcttctccgCTCTTTCACTActctttttgatttttgaaaataattcgATCGAACCCAActtgggttgcctacgtatcatGCCGGGACATGAATCAGATCTTTGCGTAGTTCGGGAAGTTTCGGTATAAAGtaatcaacaaaatattttcaatttttttttttctcttctttttttttttttttttttttttttttaggaaaaaatacaaagacttagaaagaaaaaaaaatcttttttggattttgattGATCAAAAGAATGAATGCTAAAGgatacataaaagaaaaatatttttggattttgattGTAAAACTTCCTCCAAAGAAACCCCGCTAAAAATACTACTCGAAGTAAAATCTTTTTgcgttttccttttctttttggatagGGAGTTAAAAAGAAatctccctctttttttttttttcaagtaaaagtaaaactaTCTCCTTTGTTTTTCAGATTTtctaatacaaaataaaaacactttttttttttggattttgaataaGATCACCGAACCCGATatgggctgcctacgtatcgtCGCCCCGAGGGACGGGAATCAGGTGTGCGTAGTTCGTCCAGATTGGACTGCtgagttttctttaaaaataaataaataaataaactagtCTCGAGCCGAActcttcttttcttattttagcAAGAGCCAGACAAATTAGAGGTTTAAGGAAAACGGGTACGTAAAAAGTCAGATGATTGCTTCTCTCTCTCATGTTTCACTAGTTAGCCTAAAGCCGATCAACGATcaagcaagccttaaaaataatattacaaatagCACACAAGATGCACAAGTCGGTCAGAAAAAAGGGATACCTGTCCTAGACGGACCCGACCCCTGTGTCGAGTCCCACTAAGTCAAATGCAAGTGATGCAGATAAGCGGATCCTACTAGGGATAATCATGTCTGCGTTTCAGTTCTGCTAGGTTTAAAACCTAATGGAAAACGGTGTCTAGCCTGGATAACCCGAGCGGACAACTCGGCGGGAGGGCACACTATCGTCGGTAGCAATGCTATTCCGACTTCATTGCTTATCCAGTCCCGCCTAACATGTGTGACTAAAATCCTTCACCGGGCGCCAAGACGCTCCGGCTTTATCTTGACAGAAGTAGGATGCATTCCTGTGACTGTGTGTGAAGTGTTTTCAGAGACTCAGAGGGGTGCGCGAGAGAAGGCATTTTATAATATAGTTCAACAATATCAAAGCGGTAAATGAGTGGCAATTAGCACATTAGGccaaaaacataatataaatccaaatagtaataataaaagCTAAGTATAAGGCAATATCACAAAGCTCGAATTCTGGTTattccccagcggagtcgccagaGCTGTCACAACCCTTTTTTTGGGTTCTGCGTGTAGGCAGTTAGGTTTTTATTATTAAAGGGTTTTTCCATTTAAAGCGACGGTTTTGAAAaagggattattttatttacggagtcgccacttggaattgagtttaggtgttccaagtcaccttatgaatCCCTAATAAAAAATGACTCTTTTATTATGGTCCGCGAAAACAAAAGACCAggtaaggaattctgttgaccggggagaaggtgttaggcattccccgagtctcgtggttctagcacggtcgctttatTGACTTATACTTAGCTTAAATTAATTTTGAATATATTATGTATCCGAGCCTTGATTTGCTCGAACTTTTATTTGttgaacttttatttttaaaaccttttattattttttaactcGGATGCGTAATCGCATTCCGAATCTTTTAAGCGTCTCAAAGTAAGATGCATAACTGCATTCTTATTcgaaacaaaattaattattaaaacgAGTTCGGCCAAGGTGCGTAACCGCATccttaagttattaaaaaaaaaagtctcgaAATAAGATGCGTAACCGCTTTCTTAAAATGATAACCAACGCCGTATTTCATGTGCTGAATTTTATACAAAGCACTTAAACAATTACTAAATATGATAGTATTAAATATGTTAGTTGTAATAGATGAATAATTTTCCTTCccaaccagcaaccaaacgacgTCTTAGGGTGTggttggtatgaaggaaaaaaaaaattcaaaaaaaaaaaagtaattttcttacttattttctggtatttgataagtaagaagaaaagaattgtCCAAATATCATTTGTACATAATTTATTCAAACACTGTGAAAGTTAGATGGGGGGTACGGGTGGAGCTGATAGGGGATATGCAGGGTGGAGGTGGTGGGGATGGGGGCTATAGAGGGTTGGGGTGGGTGTGTTGGAAGGTGTGATGAGACAATAATTGTAGAGTGTCACTCATATATTTTCCTACTTGAAgttattttcctcatttttatgGAGTTTATCTTCCacaaaaacatatttttaaaatttttgaccaaccaaacatgagaaagctgaaaaataatttatcctTACCAAACACGGTCTTAATCGTGATTAATTAACATGTATTCTCACCTCATTAGATCACTTAACTATAGTAAATTTACTTAGCTTGGTGGAAATACATGATGCTGATAAATATTTACCGCCAAAACtacacattttaaaaaaattgtttaaaataATTCTTAAATATACAcgtataaattttttaatttttaaaatttatcaaaagtgagcaatttCAATCTCCATATATTGAGTAAACTTCAACTGTTTGTTTAATGCAAactgtaaaataaaaaatttaaaaaacacatgtttcttcttcttcaatgttTGGCATATAGAACTCGTCCTAAATTTAGTGTTCAAAAACATTATATAAACAGAAAGCATCATCAAATCGCTCCAATTcgacaaaaaaggaaaaaactgaAACCAATAAACTTGTGttatatttgatttgatttgatattgtCAGAATAATGCCTCTTTTAGAGACATTTAATGTGGCTCATATATTATGATAATAAATTACTTACCTTGTCTTCCaactaaataatatatatagcagATAATATTTTGTTATGCATGTCCAGAAGTTTCCTTAATGGAAGGAAATGTTTTTGTAGGAGTCCCTAGGGCAACCATATTTTATGGAGAAGTCCCTAGGGTTAAAGTTTTTGCCTAAGAGTCTCTAGCCTACAAATAAATATGCTTGTGAATCCATCAGTTCAGCATTCTTTTTGTGATAGACATAGGCTAAAAGATTCTAGGGtttttcatcattcttttcAAGGTTACAAGTTGGTCCTACATCAAAGGTGATTTTCCACGACACTTGAACAACTATGTCTGA
Above is a genomic segment from Lycium ferocissimum isolate CSIRO_LF1 unplaced genomic scaffold, AGI_CSIRO_Lferr_CH_V1 ctg7148, whole genome shotgun sequence containing:
- the LOC132045587 gene encoding uncharacterized protein LOC132045587, coding for MMFDQRKWLVCGTLATHIHFTRSKGSVPMSSKNELPIVNTEERQGHGQHESTVVEENRLLRQRMVGMLQEWSNGRQPPQAILSFSDITPMEHPYTQASLSMSEDLVYLSGFAHGLGDYTNLPNITETSTSRPPRVQIRTDIQGIATAPPVYTFSEPNPMVVTTTVSVDMIPQPTMVQRQNHVSQFVTRQDQYYPSDFTFMGLDPHHSISQFNSLIDIERPAKNAEHEDMAGKMKSLEQAMKNLQGLGGYKSVSFRDLCMFPDVHLPLGFKVPKFDKYDGHGDPMAHLKRYCNQLRGAGGKQELLMAYFGESLTGLASEWFIDQDVTKWHIWDDMAQEFVQQFQYNIDLVPDKKSLINLKKKTTENFREFAIRWREQAARVRPPLKESEVVETFIQAQDEEYY